TTTTTTCATTGATTGGACATTGCGGCTACTTCCGTAGAAAGGTGGGGTGAAAATTGTGGGGAAATCGTAAGGGATTGAAAAACGACATGAATGTCGTTTATAATGATCTCACCAACAAAAACGACATCAATGTACATTTTGTTCAAAGGAGGCAGCCTCAAACCCCATGGCCCCAAAAGTAAGCGACGAATACAAAACCAAAAAGAAAATCGAACTGCTGCAAGCGGCAAAACGTGTGTTCATCACAAAAGGCTACACACGGGCCACCATGCAAGACGTCATGGACGAGGCTGGCGTATCACGAGGAGCCTTGTACGCCTACTTTGATAACCTGGAGCACCTATATTTGGAGCTGCTGCAATTCAAGGATCAACAGGATGCACAATTTTTCGCGCCTGTTTCTGGTGAAAGGTCTTGGCAGCAAATCACCAAATGGGTGAACAAGCAACAAGGCGAGATCGAGAAAATCGATCAAACACTGTCCAAAGCCAACTCAGAGTTTTTCCTGTCACTGAAGGATCAGCAGAAGCAACAGAGCTATCCATATATCACGACTCGCTATGAAAAAATGGTCGACGTGTTGACAGCTTTCTTCGCGCATGGGACAGCGACAGGTGAGTTTAAGCCACAGCTACCACCTGAGGTGATCGCTCGCTATTTCATCTCGGTTATCGATGGATTGATGCTGGATACCGCGCATTTGGGCCCAGCCAAAACGAAGGTGCCCGAGCAGATGGAAGCATTGTTGTTTTCATTGAGAGCGATGCTGGGACCGACTCAATAAGGAGGGGTTCGAATGATGTTTCAAACAGAGAGAATTTATTTGAGAAAAATGACGGGGGAGGACGTGGACGTCTACCACAGGTGGAGAAATGACGAAGAAGTCATGCGGACAACGAATCCGTCAATGGACGTCTACACGTGGGAAGATACGAACGGTTTTGTGAACCAGGTCATTCTGCATGCAAGCTCCTCGAAGAGCTATATGATCGTAGACAGCCAAACCCATCAACCGATCGGGATTACCTCTCTCATCCAGATCGACCTGAAAAACCGCAATGCGGAGTGCATCATCGATATTGGGGAGAAAGAGTATTGGGGAAAAGGGTATGGACGAGAAGCGCTGAAGCTGCTGCTGGATTATGCATTCTTGGAAATGAATCTGCATCGGGTATCGCTGCGTGTTTTTTCTTTTAACGAAAGGGCGATCAAGCTGTATGAGAGGCTCGGATTCAAGCAAGAGGGAATCTCGCGGCAGTTTTTGTTTCGAGAGGGGAAATGGCATGATATTGTCCACATGGGAATTTTGCAGCAGGAATATATCGCGTGAAAAAGAGGCTGGCGGTACGATGTGTACCACCAGCCTTTTGCATATGAAAAGCCCTTATTTTCCGGAGTAAATTGGTACTTCCCACTCTACATTTTTGTGTTCAACCATTCGTTTCTCGGATGAAATGATCAATTGCTTTGGCAGGGTTGTGAGGTTTTCTAAGAAAACCTTACCTCCAAAAATCGCCCGATCATTTTCAAACTCAGTCTTATCGATTAAGTACTGGATGTCTTCGTACTTTTTCCCGGTCTCGTCTGTAATGGTCCAGTATTGGTAAGGACCCATAGCGGCAGCATCTGGAGCGAGAGTTGCCTCGAATGCCAGGTGGTAGCCTTCCAATTTCGTGGTAGTTCCATCGTCGTTCACGCGGTAATGGCCGTCATAGCCTTCAAAATCAACAACCGCGTTTGGATCCTTTTGATCTTTTTTGAAAGTAAACTGATCTCCCTGGTCTTCCGCTGTGATGACTTCTTTCTTCTCGAGGCGATTGGTGTCCAATTTCGCGTTTAAAGCAGCCGCTTCCTCTGTATAAACAGATCCAAGCTTGAAGGTGAGATTTTGGCTTTCGTCAATGGGATAGAAGTAATGGAAGTCTCTTGCTCCACTTTCGGTGGATTGGGTATGCTCCCATTTCACATCCCTGGTCACATTACTTCTTTTGTTGGCTTCATGAATAACCGCAGTCGAATCCCAAGCAGCGACCGCTTTGCCCTTGTCGTCCACAAGCTCATAGCTGTATGCGTTATTCTCGTTAGCAGCAAGGGCTCGATCAATGACCATCTCCACTCCGCTTGGCGCAAACGTAATTTGTTTGACGTTCAGCTTGAGTCCTTGCGGGGTCGTGTAGGCTTTGTTAATTTCATGGGTCTTCATTGCTGCTTTTGCTTTTTTCATATCGACTGGTACGGACAGCTTCCAGTTCCCCTTGATGCTGTCCAGTTGCTTGATGTTAAACTCTACGATCAGCTCGTCAGGCACCTTGTTTAGATCATCAAAATAGCTTCGTAGCTCGCGATCCAAGATCATAACACCATTATCGACAAACATGGAATGATCCCATTGTTTATTGGGGTATTGAGCATTTTTTTCCTTAGAGGGTGTAAGGATGTTTCCTTGTTTGTCTTTGATGATGATAAGTGGCTCTTTGGTAGATCTACTCACCATTTCCGACATAAAGCTGTCTAATGCCTTTCCGTTCTTGTCTTTTAAAGAAGCTGCTATGCTAATCCGCAGCGGGTCAGCCATCACTTCATGCACGGCAAAAGTGAGGCCTTGATCGGTCGTGCTAACATCAACGGACTGCGCGAATCCATTCTTGGCTGCTTGAGCAATTCCTTTGTCCGCTAATTCTTGCAAAAAGCTATTGCTTACAGGTGCTACAGGATCAGCCTTGCCTATTGGGCTGTTCGTAAAAGCAGCATGGACATAACTGGCAAAGGTCGGGGAGACGAGCATTCCTCCCGTTACGATGATGGTTAATGCAGCGGCGGCAATTGTCATTCTTTTCATGATCGTGATACTCCTTTTTTTCCACGCAGGTGGTTGGTGTGAAGGGGTAGCAGGGTTCAATACTCTCACGGGATGAGGCGAGAGCATCTGAATAATTTTTTGATCCATATTTGCTGAGAGAGAATCTTCCCATATCGTTTCTTCTGTTTGGTGCAGCTCATCGATCCATTGCTCCAGCTGGTGTTGGCAGTGTGTGCAATGATCGAGATGACTTTCGATATTTTGTTTGTTCACTGGTGATAAACGATCTTCCATGTAGGCGATCAGCTGTCTTTGCGTAAGGCAGTTCAAAGCGGGGTACCCCCTTTTTTCTCCGGCTTGCTTAGCTGGTCTCGCAGCTTTTTCCTGGCATAGGAGAGGCGCATTCTGACAGTATCTACGGACAAAGATAGTTTGTTGCCGATCTCTCGGTAGCTTAGGTGCTGGAGATAATGTAAATCGAGAAGCGTCCTGTGGTTTTTGTCCAGTGTCATCATCTGCTGTCGCAAAGAATGACGCTGTTCTTTTTCCAGATAATCTTCCTCCGGGATCGGACATTCGTCTTTGACCTCGACATCTATCTCCGTTACGGAAGGCATCCGTTTTCGCTTCCGCAGCTCGTCAATCCCGCGATTAATTGCGATTCGATACAGCCAGGCAGAAAAGGAGTACTGGGGTTTATAGTCTGGCAGACTGTAGTACGCCTTGATAAAAACCTCCTGCACCATGTCTTCGGCATCATGAGAATGGTGGAGCGTACGCTGGAGAATCGAAGCGATTTTTCCCTTGTATTTATTGACGATCAGAGCATAAGCCTCTTTATTTCCTTGAAGAACCTCCGCAATGACCTCTCGATCGTCCTGCATGTTTGTTACCTCCTTGCAAAAAGGTGCTGCGCAGCTTTCCTTTTTGTGAAAAACGTCTCGACGTTTTTCGATTGTGGTCAAACAAAACGGACAAAACCGTTTTGCTGTTCACTACTATAGACGATGAGGAGAGGGGACCCCTCTCAAACTTTTTTCATGATTTTTTCAAAATGGCATAGGAAGAGGATGCCTCTCTTCGTTTGATAGAAGGGCATCCTCTTGATCTGTCACGTAAGCCGCGAAAACTTAAATGGAGCAGGAAATGTACATAATTTTGCAGTAATACTATAAGCATAGATGCTTCGAATTTCGTAAAGGAGTATATGACCTTGAGCCAAAACAACCATTCCATCGCGGTGATCTCCGACATACACAGCAACGCTTATGCATTGGAGGCCGTGCTGCACGACATTGATTCCCGCGGTATTCAAACCATCGTGAACCTGGGCGATACGTTGTTTGGACCGCTTGATCCGATCAAAACGGCAGAGCTCTTAATGGAGCGATCTTCTATTACCCACATCATGGGTAATTGTGACAGATATTTACTGGAAGAGCAAATGGAGTCCATCACGTTCGAATACGTGAAGCCACTGCTGACACAAGAAATGCTTAGTTGGATCGGGGCATTCGAAAAGCAGTGGACGTTGGATGATCTCTTGTTTTGCCACGGCACACCTTTTGCCGATGATGTGTACTTATTGGAGAGTGTCGCTCCATATGGAATCGAAGACAAAAGCGCAAATTCCTTAATGATCGAGCTTACTGGCATTCAGCAACAGGTCATTTTTTGCGGACACTCACATGTGCCCAAATCCGTATGGCTGCCAGATGGCAAGCTCGTGGTAAATCCGGGGAGCGTAGGGCTGCCAGCGTATTTTGAGGAAGCGCCGTACCCGCATTCAATGGAATCGAAGACACCCCATGCCAAGTACGTCACGGTAAAAAAACAAGGCGGCTCGTGGTTGGTTGAGCATGTATTGGTTCCGTATGATTTCGAGCAGGCAGCCAGAAAAGCAGAGGAAAACGGACGCAGAGACTACGCCTATGCGATCCGAACGGGAAGAGCAGAGCTGTAGGGTGTCGACCGTCGAGCAGCCAGACATTCTTGCAGATTAACCCCATGAAAAAAAGGAAGAGGACAAGTGCCCTCTTCCTTTTCCTATTAAGCCTTTCCTGCTTCGCCCTCCGGCTTCTGTCCCATCTTCCCACTACGCAGTGGAATTTCCTTCAGGAACAGCGCGATGATGACCGCGATTCCTGCTACAATCGCCCCAGTCAAAAACGTAGTCGTAATTCCATAGCTCATCGCTTCCCGGATCATATCCAGCATGTGAGTAAACAGCGGCTGCAAATCCGGTGGCAGACTAGCCAGCGTGGCTTCAATTTTCGGCTGATCCAACAAATTTTGCGGATTCGTAAAGAGCGACAGCTTCTCTGCCAGGGCAGGATCAGCTGCTGCGGGATTGTTCACCTGACCCATGGCTCCCGACAGTTGCGTCATTTTCGCAGACATGCTGGCACTCATGACGGTTCCCATGACAGCAATTCCAATGGTCCCACCGAGGTTACGGAAAAGCTGCGACGTTGCTGTGGCGACACCCAATTGCTGCGGTGCGACTGCATTTTGCACCGTCAAAGAGAAGACTGGCATCGCAATCCCGATCCCCAAACCGAGAATGATCATGTAGATCACGAGCAAGTAAATCGGTGTGGTTGGCGACATGAAATACATCAGCACCATGCCCAAGGTCATGACGAGAAGTCCACCCAGCGCCATCTTTTTATATTTTCCCGTCTTGGTCATGATTTGTCCGGCGATTGCAGAGGTCGCGAGCATGGCAATCGACATCGGCATCGCCACATAACCAGCCATCGTCGGCGAGATGCCTTTGACCCCTTGGACAAAGAATGGCACATAAATGATAGCGCCCATCATCCCCGCGTTGAGGAAGAATCCGACTAGATTGGAGACAGTAAAAATACTGTTTTTGAACAAGCCCAGCGGAAGAACAGGAGTCTTTACTTTCCTCTCAATCATAATAAACACGATCAACGCAATGATTGTGGCGGCAAACAAACCAATAATTTGCCACGAGCCCCAGGCGTGTTTGCCCGGTCCATTACCTGCCCATGAGAAGGCGAGCAGCATCGGTACGATGGTGAGCGTCAAGAACAGCGAGCCGAAGTAGTCGACAGACTCTCCTTCTTGCTTCGGTACTCTTGGGAAATGAATCATGATCAACAGAAAGGCAATCACGCCAATCGGCAAGAAGATCCAGAACACCCAGTGCCAGTCGAGATGGTCGACGATATAGCCGCCCATCAGAGGACCAAGCACACTGGATACACCGAAGACGGCACTCATGATTCCGCCCCATTTGGCACGCTCGCGGGGTTCGTACAAATCACCCATGGCGGTAAAAGCAGTGGACATGATGATCCCTGCACCCGCCCCTTGAATGCCACGATACGTAATCAGTTGAAAAATATCGGTAGAAAACCCGGACAACAAGGCTCCGATACTAAACAACGCGATACCCGTCAAAATAAACGGTTTTCTTCCGTATATATCGGAGAGCTTCCCAACCAGCACAGAAGCGACGGTTGAGGTCAGCAAATAAATCGTAATCGCCCACGAATAGTAATCCATGCCACCGAGCTTCGAGATAATACGCGGCATGGCAACACCAATAATGGTCTGGTTGATCGCGGCAAAAAACATGGCTGTAATAATCGCGATCATAATCGTCACTTTCTTTTTCTCTGTCAGCTGTTGCAATCTTGATTCTCCTCTCTTTGTTGATCTATATTCTTCAGAACCTGGTGATAGATGCGGACTAAGTGTTGTTTGTCTTCATCAGACACGCCTGCAAAAAACTGTTCAATGGTATTTCTCACGATGATTTTATATTTCCGCAGGATTTCTCTTCCTTCATCGGTTATGTCCAGTTGGACGACGCGGCGATCCGTACTGTCACGATTTCGGGTGGCATAGCCGCAAGCAATCAATTTATCAGCGAGACTCGTAACGGCTCCGGGGGTAATATTCATTCGTTCTGCAATAGAAGATGCCTTCTGCGGGCCGCTCATATCTAGGATTCGCAAAAGCATCGCTTGTGATCCTGATACGAGTGGGTCCAAACGCTTGTGTGACTCAGCCGAAACCTTTCGCTGGAGTTGTATATAAAGTTCTTCAAAATTGACTTGGCTTTGCATCGTACCCTCTCCTGTTTTCATTGCTTAATTATATACGGTGTTAAATGTTTACCCCCTAAAACATTTATGAGTATACATCGATTCATGAAGGAGAGTCAAATTAACCTTTTACCAATTTGACCAATTCAAGTGGTCATTATGTGATCAATTTCGTCATAAATCGGGAAATAATACTATTTTTCGACCGGATTTCATGGAATTTTCAGAGTTGCGATGCTACAATCAGTTTTGGCATTCTTTTCATCTTAGATAAATAGATAGGTGGGATCTTAACGTGTTTGGAAAAAAATTAACCAGCGCCTTGCTCGCCACAGCGCTGATGAGCCCGATGTCGGCTTTTGCCGCCCAAGAGACAAAACAGCCAGCAGATGTCGTGTTAACGAACGGCGCGGTTTACACAGTGGACACTAAGAACAGCTGGGCGGAGGCCGTGGCTATTCGCGGTGATAAAATTGTCTTTGTCGGCGCAGATGAATATGCGAAAGCACACATTGGCAAGGATACGAAAGTAATCGATCTGAAAGGCCAAATGGTATTGCCGGGCTTTATTGACAGTCATACGCATGCAAGCAAAACGACGGGACTCATTTACTCCATTGATTTATTTAACGGAGGCTCTGTCGAGGAATACGTTGCGACCATCGAGAAATTCGTCAAAGAGCATCCAAATGAACCAGCATTGCAAGGACGCGGCTGGAGCAATCCGGTAGTGCCTGGTATTGGTCCGCGCAAGGAAGTTTTGGATAAAATCGTGCCAACGACTCCAATCGCGTTGACCTCCGATGATGGACATTCTTTGTGGGTGAACTCGGCAGCATTGAAGCTGGCCGGAATCAAGAAGGACACACCAAACCCTGAGGGTGGCATTATCGAGCGCGATCCGAAAACAGGTGAACCATCTGGAACGTTGCGTGAAAGCGCAATGAATCTGGTGCTGTCAAAAATCGGCGGATACACCGTCCAGCAATACAAGTCCGGGATTGAAGCCTACCAGGAAAAAGCAATTGAACGCGGTGTAACGACAGTGCGCGACCCGGATATGCTACGCTATCCGAACGTATTGGAAGCGTACGAGGAGCTCGCGAAAGAGGACAAGCTGACCATCCGCTTCCGCAATGCGTTGACAGCGAATCCGGAAAAAGGACCTGAGCAGATCGCAGAATTCGTAAAAATCCGTGAGCGTAATCAAAATCAAAATCCGCTATTCCAGGTCAACGCCGTCAAAATCTTTTTGGATGGAGTCGTAGAAGGCGCCACAGCTTACTTGGAAAAGCCGTATGTCCATAAGGAAACAAACGGAGAATTAATCTGGAAGCCAGAGGTTTACAATCAAACCGCTGCCGCAGTAGACAAGGCAGGCTTCCAATTGCACATCCATTCTATCGGGGATGCTTCTACCCGCATTGCACTGGACGGTATGGAGCTCGCTGAAAAACAAAATGGCAAGCACGATGCTCGCCACTCGCTCGTTCACTTGCAACTGGTCAATGAGTCAGACATCGAGCGCTTCAAAAAGCTGGGTGCAGTCGGAATCGTGCAGCCATTCTGGTTTATGCAGGAAGAGGGCTACTACGATGAGATCGAAGTACCGTACTTGGGTCACGAACGCGCAGAAAAAGAATACCCGATGAAGAGCTTCCTGAAAAAAGGGGTGCATGTAGCTTCTTCGTCTGACTACATCGTAACGCCGGAATTCAATCCACTGCATGGCATTCAACAAGGCATTACCCGGGTCGAGGAAGGTGTAACCGATCCGAGCAAAATTGCCAACCCAGACGAGCGTGCGACGCTTGCAGAAATGATCGCCAGCTTCACGATTGATGGTGCTTACGCCAACCACGTGGATGACATCACAGGCTCGATCGAAGTCGGCAAGAAGGCAGATCTCATCGTGCTCGATAAAAATTTGTTTAAAATTCCAGCCACTCAAATCAAGGATGCGAAAGTCGTGCTGACCTTGGTTGAAGGGAAGGAAGTTTATCGTCAGAAGGAAGCAAAGTAAGAGAGGATAGGAATACCTCTCCTTAAACGCGAAACGAGCCTTAGAAGCGATTCTACAGGCTCGTTTTTTTGCAGGGCCTCTCCAAGTTGAAGGCCATTTTTTGTGGACTGACAATCGGGGAGGGGAGGATTCACCCCTGCTTTTAGGGAATCATTCATACGATTCAGATTCAAGCAAATACTGGAGGTGTCCGATTTGACCCAAACAGAAGGAATCAAAACGATCAAACTGGAGATGAACGCAGGAGGCAATCCATTCGTCGTCCACACCGCAGTGCTATGGGATGAGAATGAAGCCATTCTTGTGGATACAGGCATCTCCGGACAATTGCAACTGATTCAGAACGTACTGGAGCAAGAAGCGATTCCCTTTGAAAAGTTGACGAAAATCATCATTACCCATCAAGACCGGGATCATATCGGCAGCTTGCCAGAAATCGTAGCAGCAGCGGAAGGAAGCGTACAGGTGATTGCTCACGAGGCAGCGATTCCGTATCTGGCTGGAGAAACACCCCTGATCAAAAGTGGGGTACTGGCTCCTCCGGTAGAAGTCGATTATGCCGTACAGGATGGCGATGTTCTCCCATACTGTGGCGGTATACAGGTGATTTATACGCCCGGTCATTCCCCCGATCACATCTCTTTGTATCATATTCCGAGCAAGACGCTGATTTCTGGAGACGCCCTCACAGCACAAGATGGGGTACTGATGCCTTTCAATCCCGAATTCACACCAGATCAAGCGACA
This genomic stretch from Brevibacillus brevis harbors:
- a CDS encoding TetR/AcrR family transcriptional regulator, with product MAPKVSDEYKTKKKIELLQAAKRVFITKGYTRATMQDVMDEAGVSRGALYAYFDNLEHLYLELLQFKDQQDAQFFAPVSGERSWQQITKWVNKQQGEIEKIDQTLSKANSEFFLSLKDQQKQQSYPYITTRYEKMVDVLTAFFAHGTATGEFKPQLPPEVIARYFISVIDGLMLDTAHLGPAKTKVPEQMEALLFSLRAMLGPTQ
- a CDS encoding GNAT family N-acetyltransferase; its protein translation is MMFQTERIYLRKMTGEDVDVYHRWRNDEEVMRTTNPSMDVYTWEDTNGFVNQVILHASSSKSYMIVDSQTHQPIGITSLIQIDLKNRNAECIIDIGEKEYWGKGYGREALKLLLDYAFLEMNLHRVSLRVFSFNERAIKLYERLGFKQEGISRQFLFREGKWHDIVHMGILQQEYIA
- a CDS encoding DUF4179 domain-containing protein; amino-acid sequence: MNCLTQRQLIAYMEDRLSPVNKQNIESHLDHCTHCQHQLEQWIDELHQTEETIWEDSLSANMDQKIIQMLSPHPVRVLNPATPSHQPPAWKKRSITIMKRMTIAAAALTIIVTGGMLVSPTFASYVHAAFTNSPIGKADPVAPVSNSFLQELADKGIAQAAKNGFAQSVDVSTTDQGLTFAVHEVMADPLRISIAASLKDKNGKALDSFMSEMVSRSTKEPLIIIKDKQGNILTPSKEKNAQYPNKQWDHSMFVDNGVMILDRELRSYFDDLNKVPDELIVEFNIKQLDSIKGNWKLSVPVDMKKAKAAMKTHEINKAYTTPQGLKLNVKQITFAPSGVEMVIDRALAANENNAYSYELVDDKGKAVAAWDSTAVIHEANKRSNVTRDVKWEHTQSTESGARDFHYFYPIDESQNLTFKLGSVYTEEAAALNAKLDTNRLEKKEVITAEDQGDQFTFKKDQKDPNAVVDFEGYDGHYRVNDDGTTTKLEGYHLAFEATLAPDAAAMGPYQYWTITDETGKKYEDIQYLIDKTEFENDRAIFGGKVFLENLTTLPKQLIISSEKRMVEHKNVEWEVPIYSGK
- a CDS encoding RNA polymerase sigma factor, with the protein product MQDDREVIAEVLQGNKEAYALIVNKYKGKIASILQRTLHHSHDAEDMVQEVFIKAYYSLPDYKPQYSFSAWLYRIAINRGIDELRKRKRMPSVTEIDVEVKDECPIPEEDYLEKEQRHSLRQQMMTLDKNHRTLLDLHYLQHLSYREIGNKLSLSVDTVRMRLSYARKKLRDQLSKPEKKGGTPL
- a CDS encoding metallophosphoesterase family protein, coding for MTLSQNNHSIAVISDIHSNAYALEAVLHDIDSRGIQTIVNLGDTLFGPLDPIKTAELLMERSSITHIMGNCDRYLLEEQMESITFEYVKPLLTQEMLSWIGAFEKQWTLDDLLFCHGTPFADDVYLLESVAPYGIEDKSANSLMIELTGIQQQVIFCGHSHVPKSVWLPDGKLVVNPGSVGLPAYFEEAPYPHSMESKTPHAKYVTVKKQGGSWLVEHVLVPYDFEQAARKAEENGRRDYAYAIRTGRAEL
- a CDS encoding DHA2 family efflux MFS transporter permease subunit; amino-acid sequence: MQQLTEKKKVTIMIAIITAMFFAAINQTIIGVAMPRIISKLGGMDYYSWAITIYLLTSTVASVLVGKLSDIYGRKPFILTGIALFSIGALLSGFSTDIFQLITYRGIQGAGAGIIMSTAFTAMGDLYEPRERAKWGGIMSAVFGVSSVLGPLMGGYIVDHLDWHWVFWIFLPIGVIAFLLIMIHFPRVPKQEGESVDYFGSLFLTLTIVPMLLAFSWAGNGPGKHAWGSWQIIGLFAATIIALIVFIMIERKVKTPVLPLGLFKNSIFTVSNLVGFFLNAGMMGAIIYVPFFVQGVKGISPTMAGYVAMPMSIAMLATSAIAGQIMTKTGKYKKMALGGLLVMTLGMVLMYFMSPTTPIYLLVIYMIILGLGIGIAMPVFSLTVQNAVAPQQLGVATATSQLFRNLGGTIGIAVMGTVMSASMSAKMTQLSGAMGQVNNPAAADPALAEKLSLFTNPQNLLDQPKIEATLASLPPDLQPLFTHMLDMIREAMSYGITTTFLTGAIVAGIAVIIALFLKEIPLRSGKMGQKPEGEAGKA
- a CDS encoding MarR family winged helix-turn-helix transcriptional regulator is translated as MQSQVNFEELYIQLQRKVSAESHKRLDPLVSGSQAMLLRILDMSGPQKASSIAERMNITPGAVTSLADKLIACGYATRNRDSTDRRVVQLDITDEGREILRKYKIIVRNTIEQFFAGVSDEDKQHLVRIYHQVLKNIDQQREENQDCNS
- a CDS encoding amidohydrolase; this translates as MFGKKLTSALLATALMSPMSAFAAQETKQPADVVLTNGAVYTVDTKNSWAEAVAIRGDKIVFVGADEYAKAHIGKDTKVIDLKGQMVLPGFIDSHTHASKTTGLIYSIDLFNGGSVEEYVATIEKFVKEHPNEPALQGRGWSNPVVPGIGPRKEVLDKIVPTTPIALTSDDGHSLWVNSAALKLAGIKKDTPNPEGGIIERDPKTGEPSGTLRESAMNLVLSKIGGYTVQQYKSGIEAYQEKAIERGVTTVRDPDMLRYPNVLEAYEELAKEDKLTIRFRNALTANPEKGPEQIAEFVKIRERNQNQNPLFQVNAVKIFLDGVVEGATAYLEKPYVHKETNGELIWKPEVYNQTAAAVDKAGFQLHIHSIGDASTRIALDGMELAEKQNGKHDARHSLVHLQLVNESDIERFKKLGAVGIVQPFWFMQEEGYYDEIEVPYLGHERAEKEYPMKSFLKKGVHVASSSDYIVTPEFNPLHGIQQGITRVEEGVTDPSKIANPDERATLAEMIASFTIDGAYANHVDDITGSIEVGKKADLIVLDKNLFKIPATQIKDAKVVLTLVEGKEVYRQKEAK
- a CDS encoding MBL fold metallo-hydrolase, producing the protein MSDLTQTEGIKTIKLEMNAGGNPFVVHTAVLWDENEAILVDTGISGQLQLIQNVLEQEAIPFEKLTKIIITHQDRDHIGSLPEIVAAAEGSVQVIAHEAAIPYLAGETPLIKSGVLAPPVEVDYAVQDGDVLPYCGGIQVIYTPGHSPDHISLYHIPSKTLISGDALTAQDGVLMPFNPEFTPDQATALQSIRKLLEFDIETVIAYHGGVCTGGIKQRLAEIVAKEGLNSDEHPQR